A genomic stretch from Antarcticibacterium flavum includes:
- the ku gene encoding non-homologous end joining protein Ku, translating to MRSVWNGSIQFGLVSIPVKLYSGSEDRKLDLDMLDRHDNARIRYKRVNEDTGKEVEWKDIVKGFKKGEKYVVLEKEDFEAANMKKSKTIDIEEFIEEKEVADVLFKKPYFLEPQKEGGKSYNLLYNALKKTKKLGVATFVMRQKEHLSLVGIYEKALVLHVIRFADEIRDPSDLKLPSTKVTKKEVDMAISLIDQYTTKFSFENFKDVYNDQLMKIINSKSAGKKAKAENYESKPTAAKDLMAQLKASLEKKKGKAS from the coding sequence ATGCGCTCTGTCTGGAATGGTTCAATACAATTTGGTTTAGTATCAATCCCTGTGAAATTATATTCAGGGTCTGAGGACAGGAAACTGGACCTGGACATGCTGGACCGGCATGACAATGCCCGTATTCGCTATAAAAGGGTAAATGAAGATACCGGCAAGGAGGTGGAGTGGAAGGATATCGTCAAGGGCTTCAAAAAAGGAGAGAAATACGTAGTGCTGGAGAAGGAGGATTTCGAGGCTGCCAATATGAAGAAAAGCAAAACCATAGATATTGAGGAGTTCATCGAAGAAAAGGAGGTGGCCGATGTGCTTTTTAAAAAACCCTATTTCCTGGAACCCCAAAAGGAGGGAGGGAAGTCTTACAATCTGCTTTACAACGCCCTTAAGAAAACAAAGAAACTGGGGGTGGCTACTTTTGTGATGCGGCAAAAGGAACACTTAAGCCTCGTTGGTATCTATGAAAAAGCCCTGGTGCTGCACGTGATAAGGTTTGCAGATGAGATAAGGGATCCTTCAGATTTAAAATTACCCTCTACCAAGGTGACCAAAAAAGAAGTTGATATGGCCATTTCCCTTATTGATCAATATACTACCAAATTTAGTTTTGAAAATTTCAAGGATGTTTATAATGATCAATTAATGAAGATCATTAATTCTAAAAGTGCAGGGAAAAAGGCGAAGGCAGAGAATTATGAAAGCAAGCCCACGGCCGCCAAGGACCTTATGGCGCAGCTTAAGGCCAGCCTTGAGAAGAAGAAAGGAAAAGCCTCTTAA
- a CDS encoding DUF7218 family protein, with protein sequence MPGKDTPQIKNEEQYESLRDKGMSKQKAARIANTPDSGKKGGKAEKYEDRTKDELMKKAKEVGIEGRSKMSKDELIKALRKG encoded by the coding sequence ATGCCAGGAAAAGACACACCACAGATCAAGAATGAAGAGCAGTACGAGTCCCTGCGTGATAAGGGAATGAGCAAACAAAAAGCCGCCCGGATCGCCAATACCCCAGATTCCGGAAAGAAAGGCGGGAAGGCCGAGAAGTATGAAGATCGCACGAAGGATGAACTCATGAAAAAAGCGAAGGAAGTTGGCATTGAAGGCAGGAGCAAGATGAGTAAAGATGAGCTTATTAAGGCGCTGAGGAAGGGATAG
- a CDS encoding SDR family NAD(P)-dependent oxidoreductase produces the protein MRRLEGKTAIVTGGATGIGEAICKKFALEGARVLVVGMEEDPVDEVVREINNSSGEALGYKGDISEENKIKAAIEVATDAWGKLDILVNNAGVFPEVNSIEEFSVAAFDNLIKNNIRTTFLFTKLAIPELKKTRGCIISAGSESAILGIAEVAPYGGTKGFVHSFMKGVAAEQAQNGIRVNVVAPGPIDTSWTHKESSGMDAEMEKTMTNATLMGRRGKTEEVANVYLFLASDEASYVTGSVYQVDGGITIAKGPLGKKVEDGLHKPKTDLDLKHETEGTTKIK, from the coding sequence ATGAGAAGACTTGAAGGAAAAACCGCGATTGTAACCGGTGGAGCAACCGGAATAGGAGAGGCGATCTGTAAAAAATTTGCATTGGAAGGAGCCAGGGTTTTGGTTGTGGGAATGGAAGAGGATCCCGTGGATGAGGTAGTAAGGGAAATAAACAATTCCAGTGGAGAAGCCCTGGGTTATAAAGGGGATATTTCAGAAGAGAATAAAATAAAAGCCGCTATAGAAGTAGCAACAGATGCCTGGGGGAAGCTGGATATTCTAGTTAATAATGCCGGGGTGTTTCCTGAAGTAAACAGCATTGAAGAATTTTCTGTGGCAGCTTTTGATAATTTGATAAAGAATAACATCCGCACCACCTTTTTGTTCACTAAACTCGCTATCCCTGAACTTAAAAAGACCAGGGGCTGTATTATCTCGGCAGGGTCAGAGTCGGCGATCCTGGGTATTGCTGAGGTAGCTCCTTATGGCGGTACGAAAGGATTCGTGCATTCCTTTATGAAAGGCGTGGCGGCAGAACAGGCACAGAACGGAATTCGGGTAAATGTTGTTGCGCCCGGTCCTATTGACACTTCCTGGACTCATAAGGAAAGCAGCGGGATGGATGCAGAGATGGAAAAAACAATGACCAATGCCACCTTAATGGGCAGGAGGGGTAAAACCGAGGAAGTAGCAAATGTATATCTCTTCCTTGCCTCAGATGAAGCCTCGTATGTTACTGGTTCCGTTTACCAGGTGGACGGCGGGATCACCATCGCAAAAGGACCCCTTGGAAAAAAAGTGGAAGATGGCCTGCATAAACCCAAAACCGATCTTGACCTTAAACACGAAACGGAGGGGACTACGAAGATCAAGTGA
- a CDS encoding sodium-translocating pyrophosphatase yields MESMMIYAPLVLALLGLTYMWVKRSWVLKQDAGDGKMNEIASHIYEGALAFLKAEYKLLTIFVLVASIALAVVSFIVPTTHWLIVVAFIFGAVFSALAGNMGMKIATKSNVRTTQAARTSLPHALKVSFTGGTVMGLGVAGLAVLGLTAFFILFFHYFMGGVWTDTSQMTIVLETLAGFSLGAESIALFARVGGGIYTKAADVGADLVGKVEAGIPEDDPRNPATIADNVGDNVGDVAGMGADLFGSYVATVLAAMVLGNYVIEDMGGNIVDQGFGGIGPILLPMSIAGVGIIFSIVGTLFVKIKNNQAKEAEVQRSLNTGNITSIVLVAISCYFLVQWMLPAQTMTMGFFIGGAEGFEYKVISSMRVFYATLVGLAVGGLISAVTEYYTGLGKKPVLSIVQNSSTGAGTNIIAGLATGMISTFASVLLFAAAIWASYALAGFYGVALAASAMMATTAMQLAIDAFGPISDNAGGIAEMSELPAEVRERTDILDSVGNTTAATGKGFAIASAALTSLALFAAYVTFTGIDGINIFKAPVLAMLFVGGMVPVVFSALAMNSVGKAAMKMVEEVRRQFREIPGIMEGTGKPEYDKCVAISTEAALKEMMLPGALTIGFPIAIAFLPMIFGYENMLIAEMLGGYMAGVTVSGVLWAIFQNNAGGAWDNAKKSFEAGVLINGEMTYKGSEAHKAAVTGDTVGDPFKDTSGPSMNILIKLTCLIGLVLAPILGGHTEGDVPNEPEDTPVRAEGEDAMGALENIAVYEDYIS; encoded by the coding sequence ATGGAATCAATGATGATCTACGCTCCTTTGGTGCTGGCTTTACTGGGCCTCACATACATGTGGGTGAAAAGATCCTGGGTATTAAAACAGGATGCCGGAGACGGAAAAATGAATGAAATCGCCTCGCATATCTACGAAGGGGCACTGGCTTTTCTAAAAGCCGAATATAAATTGCTTACAATTTTTGTTTTGGTTGCCAGTATTGCCCTCGCAGTGGTATCATTTATAGTACCTACCACCCACTGGTTAATTGTTGTTGCCTTTATTTTTGGAGCTGTATTTTCTGCACTTGCAGGAAATATGGGAATGAAGATCGCTACCAAAAGTAACGTGCGTACCACCCAGGCCGCTCGTACAAGTTTACCGCACGCGCTTAAAGTATCCTTCACGGGAGGAACCGTGATGGGATTGGGGGTGGCAGGGCTTGCGGTTTTAGGTTTGACCGCGTTTTTTATTCTGTTTTTCCACTACTTCATGGGTGGGGTATGGACAGATACGTCCCAAATGACCATAGTACTTGAAACTCTTGCAGGATTCTCCCTTGGAGCTGAATCTATTGCACTCTTTGCCCGTGTGGGTGGAGGTATATATACCAAGGCGGCCGATGTTGGTGCCGACCTTGTTGGAAAAGTGGAAGCCGGGATCCCTGAGGACGATCCTCGAAACCCTGCCACCATTGCAGATAACGTGGGTGATAACGTGGGAGATGTTGCCGGGATGGGTGCCGACCTTTTTGGAAGTTACGTGGCTACTGTACTAGCCGCAATGGTATTAGGTAATTATGTGATCGAGGATATGGGCGGTAATATAGTGGACCAGGGCTTCGGCGGGATTGGGCCTATTTTGTTACCAATGTCCATCGCCGGGGTGGGAATCATTTTCTCCATCGTGGGAACCCTCTTCGTTAAGATCAAGAACAACCAGGCTAAGGAAGCTGAGGTTCAAAGAAGCCTAAACACCGGAAATATCACCTCAATCGTTCTTGTAGCGATCTCCTGTTATTTTCTAGTACAATGGATGCTGCCGGCACAAACCATGACGATGGGATTCTTTATTGGTGGTGCTGAAGGTTTTGAGTACAAGGTGATCTCGTCAATGAGAGTTTTCTATGCAACTTTAGTAGGTCTTGCAGTAGGAGGTTTGATCTCTGCTGTAACTGAATATTATACGGGATTAGGTAAAAAACCGGTACTTTCCATAGTTCAGAATTCCAGTACAGGAGCCGGAACCAATATTATCGCGGGGCTTGCAACCGGGATGATCTCTACCTTTGCTTCAGTTCTTCTATTTGCTGCTGCTATCTGGGCTTCTTATGCCCTTGCAGGTTTCTACGGGGTGGCGCTTGCCGCTTCAGCAATGATGGCTACCACGGCAATGCAGCTGGCTATTGATGCTTTTGGGCCAATATCAGACAACGCAGGTGGAATTGCAGAGATGAGCGAACTTCCGGCAGAGGTTAGGGAACGTACAGACATTTTAGATTCTGTTGGAAATACAACCGCGGCAACAGGAAAAGGATTTGCGATCGCTTCAGCAGCGCTTACTTCCCTTGCACTATTTGCAGCCTATGTGACCTTTACAGGAATAGACGGGATCAACATCTTTAAAGCACCTGTTTTGGCGATGCTCTTCGTAGGTGGAATGGTACCGGTGGTATTCTCTGCCCTTGCGATGAATTCCGTAGGGAAAGCTGCGATGAAAATGGTGGAAGAGGTGAGAAGGCAGTTCCGCGAAATTCCGGGAATTATGGAAGGAACAGGAAAACCAGAATACGATAAATGTGTGGCAATTTCAACGGAAGCTGCCCTTAAGGAAATGATGCTGCCGGGTGCCCTTACCATTGGATTCCCAATCGCTATCGCTTTCCTTCCAATGATCTTTGGTTATGAAAATATGCTGATTGCTGAAATGCTTGGAGGTTATATGGCGGGGGTAACGGTAAGCGGTGTGCTTTGGGCAATTTTCCAGAACAACGCAGGGGGTGCCTGGGACAACGCTAAAAAATCTTTCGAGGCTGGTGTACTCATCAACGGGGAAATGACCTACAAGGGCTCTGAAGCTCATAAAGCAGCGGTTACCGGTGACACTGTGGGAGATCCGTTCAAGGATACCTCGGGGCCGTCGATGAACATACTTATTAAACTAACCTGTTTGATAGGTCTTGTACTTGCCCCAATCCTTGGCGGACATACGGAAGGTGATGTGCCAAACGAACCTGAAGATACTCCTGTTAGGGCTGAAGGCGAAGATGCCATGGGCGCTTTGGAGAACATTGCCGTTTATGAAGATTACATCAGCTAA
- a CDS encoding inorganic diphosphatase: MSDTFDVLIEIPKGSRNKYEYDFELKKVRYDRMIFSSMMYPADYGFIPNTLAQDSDPLDVLVLVAEPTFPGIVMEVKPIGVFHMADEKGPDEKIICVPVSDPIWNRINDLNELNGHLTKEIEHFFKVYKDLEKKKVDVGGWGDAAEARKIIKECVERYKNHEGDKERFGI; this comes from the coding sequence ATGTCAGATACTTTTGATGTGCTTATAGAGATCCCAAAGGGGAGCCGAAACAAATATGAATACGATTTTGAATTAAAGAAGGTTCGTTACGACCGTATGATCTTTTCTTCGATGATGTATCCAGCAGATTATGGGTTTATACCCAACACCCTTGCGCAGGATAGTGACCCACTGGACGTACTGGTGCTGGTTGCAGAACCAACTTTCCCGGGAATAGTAATGGAGGTAAAGCCAATAGGGGTTTTCCATATGGCAGACGAAAAGGGGCCGGATGAGAAGATCATTTGTGTGCCGGTTTCAGACCCTATCTGGAACAGGATCAATGATCTTAATGAATTGAACGGCCACCTTACCAAGGAGATCGAGCATTTCTTCAAGGTTTATAAGGATCTTGAGAAGAAAAAAGTAGACGTTGGTGGCTGGGGTGATGCTGCAGAGGCCAGAAAGATCATTAAGGAATGCGTGGAGCGATATAAGAACCACGAAGGAGATAAGGAAAGATTCGGGATCTAA
- a CDS encoding DUF5686 and carboxypeptidase-like regulatory domain-containing protein encodes MKQLFIFSFFLFHLFTAAQTRVSGVVKNEAGEPVGSANVVFLKSSEGTTTTEEGQFYLISTGNHRQLEVSFVGYETQVLELQPGNNQGLEILLKEDEENLDEVFIYRGKTSKKNNPAIDILRKIWENRRKNGVKAFDHYAFRKYEKLEFDINTVDSALMNSKVFKGLEFIFEDLDTNHISGKTYLPIFLNESIMQVHGNNTSGKKKEELLGNKNSGFNNNQILIAALKDLYFEVDVYDNYMRIFDKNFISPLSTTGIDTYNYVLADSSFIEDKWCYKVVYYPRRENELTFKGDFWVNDTAWAIKTINLEMAEKANINWVNGIYLEQEFEVYNDSVFLLKRDFLMADFSFEKKEDARGIYGKKTVVYDDFVFNEPQPDKFYSNKVISYRDEVYDREEQFWEENRLEPLNRNESGVYEMIDTLQTVKAFQRAYRLAHVAATGYVEFKGWDLGPVYNFAGYNEVEGFRLRAGARTFFGPNDPWRIEGYGAYGFRDQKFKYGILGQVMLDKPSRLIISAGYRRDIEQLGASLTNVTDVLGRSLASNSLLTVGTNDKLSAIQLATFGVEIEPIRNVTFQVIGSHRNLTTASPTFSLAWYEDEARTIVSEEINQAEVSTVLRLTPGRKTAGFGVDRVAVNPENFATVFLNYSVGVKDIFNSDFNYRKIQAFYDQPWWIGGLGLANVSLEAGKTFGEVPLGLLSVVPGNQTFFSMYNTFPLLNFYEFVTDTYISSHFEHNFNGRIFAYIPLLRDLNLREVVGIRGVWGEISEANRKLDASGMLLVAPSREPYWEYSVGVGNMFKFLRLDAHFRGNYFDNPDARSFGVTATFGFHF; translated from the coding sequence ATGAAGCAGCTTTTTATCTTCAGTTTTTTCCTTTTCCACCTTTTTACCGCTGCACAAACCAGGGTAAGCGGGGTGGTAAAAAATGAGGCAGGGGAACCGGTGGGTTCTGCCAATGTGGTTTTCCTTAAATCATCAGAAGGTACTACAACTACAGAGGAGGGACAATTCTACCTTATCTCCACAGGGAATCACAGACAGCTGGAAGTGTCTTTCGTGGGATACGAAACCCAGGTGTTGGAGCTACAACCTGGGAACAACCAGGGGCTGGAGATCCTTCTAAAGGAAGACGAGGAGAACCTGGATGAAGTTTTCATTTACAGGGGCAAAACTTCCAAAAAAAACAATCCTGCTATAGATATCCTTAGGAAGATTTGGGAAAACAGAAGGAAGAATGGTGTTAAAGCGTTTGACCATTACGCTTTCCGGAAATACGAAAAACTGGAATTTGATATCAACACTGTAGACAGTGCTTTGATGAACAGCAAGGTCTTTAAGGGCCTTGAATTTATTTTTGAGGACCTGGACACCAATCATATTTCCGGGAAAACCTATTTGCCAATTTTTCTCAATGAATCTATTATGCAGGTTCACGGGAATAATACAAGTGGGAAAAAAAAGGAGGAGTTACTCGGGAATAAAAACTCAGGTTTTAATAATAACCAGATCCTTATCGCGGCACTAAAGGACCTTTATTTTGAGGTGGATGTATATGATAATTATATGCGCATTTTTGATAAAAATTTTATAAGTCCGCTCTCCACTACAGGTATAGACACTTATAATTATGTCCTGGCAGACAGTTCTTTTATAGAAGATAAATGGTGTTACAAGGTGGTTTACTATCCCCGGCGGGAGAATGAACTTACATTTAAAGGTGATTTTTGGGTCAATGATACCGCCTGGGCGATCAAAACTATTAACCTGGAAATGGCAGAAAAGGCTAACATCAACTGGGTTAATGGAATTTATCTTGAACAGGAATTTGAGGTATATAATGATTCTGTTTTCCTGCTGAAGAGGGATTTTCTTATGGCCGATTTCTCCTTCGAAAAAAAAGAGGATGCCCGCGGGATCTATGGTAAAAAGACCGTGGTTTATGATGACTTTGTTTTCAATGAGCCACAACCCGATAAATTTTACAGCAATAAGGTAATCTCTTACCGGGATGAGGTATACGACCGGGAGGAGCAATTTTGGGAGGAAAACCGCCTGGAACCACTCAACAGGAATGAAAGCGGTGTCTATGAAATGATAGACACCCTCCAAACCGTAAAGGCATTTCAGCGAGCCTATAGACTTGCGCACGTTGCAGCCACAGGCTATGTAGAATTCAAAGGCTGGGACCTGGGCCCTGTATATAATTTTGCTGGTTATAATGAAGTGGAAGGATTCCGCTTAAGAGCGGGGGCAAGGACCTTTTTTGGCCCCAATGACCCATGGCGAATTGAAGGTTACGGCGCCTATGGCTTTCGTGATCAAAAATTCAAATATGGGATCCTGGGGCAGGTGATGCTGGATAAACCCAGCAGACTTATAATTTCTGCAGGGTACAGGCGCGATATAGAACAGCTGGGCGCTTCCCTTACCAATGTGACCGATGTGCTTGGCAGGAGCCTGGCTTCCAATTCCCTGCTCACCGTTGGCACTAATGATAAATTATCTGCAATTCAACTCGCAACCTTTGGCGTGGAGATCGAGCCAATCCGTAATGTTACTTTTCAGGTAATAGGATCTCACAGGAACCTTACCACTGCCTCCCCCACCTTTAGCCTCGCCTGGTATGAAGATGAAGCGCGCACAATAGTTTCTGAAGAAATCAACCAGGCAGAGGTTTCCACTGTATTGCGATTAACCCCTGGAAGGAAAACAGCCGGTTTTGGAGTGGACAGGGTAGCGGTGAACCCGGAGAACTTTGCAACTGTTTTTCTTAATTATAGTGTGGGAGTGAAGGATATTTTCAACAGCGATTTTAATTACCGTAAGATCCAGGCTTTTTATGACCAGCCCTGGTGGATAGGAGGGTTAGGTCTTGCAAATGTAAGCCTGGAGGCAGGGAAGACATTTGGAGAAGTTCCGCTGGGGCTGCTAAGCGTGGTGCCTGGAAACCAGACTTTTTTCTCTATGTACAATACTTTCCCGCTGCTCAATTTCTATGAATTTGTCACAGATACTTATATTTCCTCTCATTTTGAGCATAATTTCAACGGAAGGATCTTCGCCTATATCCCACTTCTGCGGGACCTTAACCTCCGTGAAGTTGTAGGAATTCGCGGGGTATGGGGCGAGATATCTGAAGCGAACCGGAAACTGGATGCTTCAGGAATGCTTCTGGTGGCACCTAGCCGGGAGCCTTATTGGGAATACAGTGTGGGTGTAGGAAATATGTTTAAATTCCTTCGGCTCGATGCCCACTTCCGCGGAAATTATTTTGATAATCCCGATGCCCGCTCTTTCGGCGTCACTGCAACCTTCGGTTTTCACTTTTAA
- a CDS encoding pyruvate dehydrogenase complex E1 component subunit beta, with amino-acid sequence MKTIQFREAVQQAMSEEMRKDDTIYLMGEEVAEYNGAYKASKGMLDEFGPERVIDTPIAELGFAGIAVGSAMNGNRPIVEFMTFNFSLVGIDQIINNAAKMRQMSGGQFNIPIVFRGPTASAGQLAATHSQAFESWYANCPGLKVVVPSNPYDCKGLLKSAIRDNDPVIFMESEQMYGDKGEVPEEEYIIPLGVADIKREGTDVTIVSFGKIIKEAYKAAEELEKEDISCEIIDLRTIRPMDHEAILKSVKKTNRLVILEEAWPFGNIATEITYQVQSQAFDYLDAPIVKINTADTPAPYSPVLFKEWLPNSEDVIKAVKKVLYK; translated from the coding sequence ATGAAGACAATCCAATTTAGAGAAGCAGTTCAGCAGGCGATGAGTGAAGAGATGCGCAAGGACGACACCATTTATTTAATGGGAGAGGAAGTTGCGGAATATAACGGAGCTTATAAAGCCTCAAAAGGCATGCTGGACGAGTTTGGGCCCGAACGTGTAATTGACACTCCTATTGCAGAGCTTGGTTTTGCCGGTATAGCCGTGGGAAGTGCGATGAACGGCAACAGGCCAATTGTTGAATTTATGACCTTTAACTTCTCTCTTGTTGGAATTGACCAGATAATTAACAACGCTGCCAAAATGAGGCAAATGAGTGGCGGGCAATTCAATATTCCAATTGTTTTTCGTGGCCCGACTGCATCTGCAGGACAACTTGCAGCTACACACTCTCAAGCTTTTGAGAGCTGGTATGCAAATTGCCCGGGTTTAAAAGTAGTTGTGCCTTCAAATCCATACGACTGTAAGGGGCTTTTAAAATCGGCTATTCGTGATAATGATCCCGTGATCTTTATGGAGAGCGAACAAATGTACGGGGACAAGGGTGAGGTGCCGGAAGAAGAATACATAATTCCATTGGGCGTTGCAGATATTAAAAGAGAAGGAACAGATGTTACTATTGTTTCCTTCGGAAAAATAATCAAGGAAGCTTACAAGGCTGCTGAAGAATTGGAGAAAGAAGATATCTCCTGTGAGATCATTGACCTTAGAACTATTCGTCCAATGGACCATGAGGCCATCTTAAAGTCGGTTAAAAAAACCAACCGTCTTGTAATCCTTGAAGAGGCCTGGCCATTCGGGAACATCGCTACAGAGATCACTTACCAGGTGCAGTCACAGGCATTTGACTATCTTGATGCTCCAATTGTAAAGATAAATACAGCCGATACTCCTGCGCCATATTCACCGGTTCTTTTCAAAGAGTGGTTACCAAACAGCGAGGATGTAATAAAAGCAGTTAAAAAGGTTTTATATAAATAA
- a CDS encoding electron transfer flavoprotein subunit beta/FixA family protein, which produces MKILVCISHVPDTTSKINFTDNNTQFDTNGVQFVINPNDEFGLTRAMWFKEKQGASVDVVNVGGPETEPTLRKALAIGADNAIRVNTPAKDGFQVAKELAKVAQDGSYDLIIAGRESIDYNGGMVPGMLAAILKANFVNTCISLEVEGNEAKAVREIDGGKESVTASLPLVIGAQKGLVEESDLRIPNMRGIMMARKKPLNVVEPVDSNQATEVEKFEKPDAKGAVKLIDPDNLDELINLLHNEAKVI; this is translated from the coding sequence ATGAAAATATTAGTATGTATAAGCCACGTGCCAGATACTACCTCCAAGATCAATTTCACAGATAATAATACCCAGTTTGATACCAACGGAGTACAGTTTGTAATTAATCCAAATGATGAATTTGGACTTACGCGCGCCATGTGGTTCAAGGAAAAGCAGGGTGCCAGTGTTGATGTTGTAAATGTTGGAGGTCCTGAAACTGAACCAACTTTAAGAAAGGCCCTGGCCATAGGAGCAGATAATGCCATACGTGTAAACACTCCTGCAAAGGACGGTTTCCAGGTTGCAAAAGAACTCGCTAAGGTAGCACAGGACGGCAGTTATGATCTTATTATTGCCGGGAGAGAATCTATTGATTATAATGGAGGAATGGTACCGGGAATGCTTGCGGCAATTTTAAAAGCTAATTTTGTAAATACCTGTATTAGCCTTGAGGTTGAAGGCAATGAAGCCAAAGCCGTAAGGGAAATAGACGGTGGTAAGGAAAGCGTTACCGCATCCCTTCCATTAGTGATAGGAGCTCAAAAAGGCCTTGTTGAGGAGAGTGATCTTAGGATCCCGAATATGCGTGGGATTATGATGGCCCGTAAAAAACCATTGAATGTGGTGGAGCCGGTAGATTCCAATCAGGCTACAGAAGTAGAAAAATTTGAAAAGCCAGATGCCAAGGGAGCAGTTAAATTAATTGATCCTGATAACCTGGATGAATTGATCAACCTGCTACATAATGAAGCCAAGGTAATCTAA
- a CDS encoding electron transfer flavoprotein subunit alpha/FixB family protein translates to MSVLVYTESEEGKFKKAALEVASYAKEVAGMMGTTVTAVTFNAEDTADLGKHGVDKVLKVSNDKLNNFNAEAYADALTQAAEKEGAKVIILSQSANSKYLAPLLAVHLNAGYASNVMALPESTDPFTVKRTAFTNKAFSFTKFTTDVKIIGLSKNAFGLKENQGDAAVEDFNPELSSEDFSVNVTNVDKARDKVTIADAEIVVSGGRGMKGPENWGMLEELADTLGAATACSKPVSDMGWRPHSEHVGQTGKPVAANLYIAVGISGAIQHLAGVSASKTKVVINNDPEAPFFKAADYGIVGDAFEIVPKLNEKLKEFKAKNA, encoded by the coding sequence ATGTCAGTTTTAGTATATACAGAATCAGAAGAAGGAAAATTCAAAAAAGCTGCCCTGGAGGTTGCTTCCTACGCAAAGGAAGTAGCAGGGATGATGGGAACTACAGTTACCGCTGTTACCTTTAATGCTGAAGATACAGCAGATCTTGGAAAGCATGGGGTAGATAAAGTATTAAAAGTAAGCAATGATAAATTGAATAATTTCAATGCTGAAGCTTATGCCGATGCTCTTACGCAGGCGGCAGAAAAAGAAGGTGCGAAAGTTATTATTTTAAGCCAGAGTGCCAACAGTAAATATCTTGCTCCCCTTCTCGCAGTTCATCTTAATGCAGGTTATGCCTCCAACGTAATGGCTTTGCCGGAAAGTACAGATCCTTTCACTGTGAAGAGAACCGCCTTCACCAATAAAGCATTCAGCTTCACAAAATTTACTACAGATGTTAAGATCATTGGACTTTCTAAAAATGCCTTCGGCTTAAAGGAAAACCAGGGTGATGCTGCAGTTGAGGATTTTAATCCTGAGCTATCTTCTGAAGATTTTTCAGTAAATGTTACCAATGTGGACAAAGCCAGGGACAAAGTGACTATTGCAGATGCAGAGATCGTGGTTTCCGGTGGACGTGGAATGAAAGGACCGGAGAACTGGGGTATGCTGGAAGAACTGGCAGATACTCTTGGGGCGGCTACAGCCTGCTCGAAGCCTGTAAGTGATATGGGCTGGAGGCCTCACAGTGAGCACGTGGGGCAAACAGGAAAACCTGTTGCTGCCAACCTTTACATAGCAGTAGGAATTTCCGGAGCTATACAGCATCTTGCAGGAGTTAGTGCTTCAAAGACCAAAGTGGTGATAAACAATGATCCCGAAGCACCTTTCTTTAAAGCAGCCGATTACGGTATAGTAGGAGATGCCTTTGAAATCGTGCCGAAGCTAAATGAAAAACTCAAAGAATTTAAAGCTAAAAACGCATAA
- a CDS encoding bifunctional nuclease family protein: MSLVRLNIKGISYSQTQNGAYALILSEVDGERKLPIVIGAFEAQSIAIALEKEIKPPRPLTHDLFKNFSDRFEIVVKQVIIHKLVDGVFYSSLICERDGIEEIIDARTSDAIALALRFNAPIFTYKNILDKAGIFLKGESGTMTQTPSPTEAKVDEIFTEKGDTTAGNYKSMSLEELESLLSQAVKNEDYEKAARIRDEISKRNK, from the coding sequence ATGAGTTTAGTACGCCTTAATATAAAAGGAATTTCTTATAGTCAAACACAGAATGGGGCCTATGCCCTTATTCTTAGCGAGGTGGATGGGGAACGAAAATTACCTATTGTAATCGGCGCTTTTGAAGCGCAGTCCATTGCTATTGCCCTGGAAAAGGAAATTAAGCCTCCCAGGCCACTCACCCATGACCTGTTCAAGAATTTTAGTGACAGGTTTGAGATCGTAGTGAAGCAGGTGATCATTCATAAACTGGTGGATGGGGTATTCTATTCCAGCCTCATTTGTGAGCGTGATGGGATCGAAGAGATCATAGATGCACGTACAAGTGACGCCATAGCCCTGGCGCTGCGATTTAATGCACCTATATTTACATATAAGAATATACTGGATAAGGCCGGGATCTTCCTTAAGGGAGAATCTGGCACTATGACACAAACACCTTCTCCTACAGAGGCCAAAGTAGATGAGATATTTACAGAAAAAGGTGACACTACGGCCGGAAATTATAAATCCATGTCCCTTGAGGAGCTGGAATCCCTACTATCCCAGGCAGTTAAGAATGAAGACTACGAGAAGGCTGCCAGAATAAGAGATGAGATCTCAAAACGCAATAAGTAA